From the Candidatus Methanoplasma cognatum genome, one window contains:
- a CDS encoding sel1 repeat family protein — protein sequence MDDISKLKKLAESGDAKAGCELGLMYENGEGVRQDYKKAEKWYRLFAERGDPVAQLYLGGLYYDDEDYEKAEKWFRLSAEQGNMNAQFLMGGLYYDGESVPQDYGEAARWYRLSAEQGDPVAQFNLGIMCEAGTGVPQSDEEAVKWFRLSAEQGDAAGQNALGFMHQTGRGGCYQSHEEAVRLFLLAAEQEDENAQYNLGEVYEKGWGVPQDYEEAAEWYMLSAEQGCEEAEEALERLVDEGILVFEPD from the coding sequence ATGGACGATATCAGTAAACTGAAGAAGCTCGCGGAGAGCGGAGATGCCAAGGCGGGATGCGAACTCGGACTGATGTATGAGAACGGAGAAGGCGTACGTCAGGACTACAAAAAAGCGGAGAAATGGTATAGGCTTTTCGCCGAGAGGGGTGACCCTGTAGCACAGCTTTACTTGGGCGGACTGTACTATGATGACGAAGATTATGAGAAAGCGGAGAAATGGTTCAGGCTTTCCGCGGAACAGGGGAATATGAACGCACAGTTCCTCATGGGCGGATTGTACTATGACGGAGAAAGCGTGCCTCAGGATTACGGAGAGGCGGCAAGATGGTACCGGCTATCCGCGGAACAGGGGGATCCTGTCGCGCAGTTCAATCTGGGCATAATGTGCGAGGCCGGAACAGGCGTGCCTCAGAGCGACGAGGAAGCGGTGAAATGGTTCAGACTTTCCGCGGAACAGGGGGATGCGGCGGGGCAGAACGCTTTGGGGTTCATGCACCAGACGGGAAGGGGCGGGTGCTATCAGAGCCATGAGGAGGCCGTAAGATTGTTCCTGCTTGCCGCTGAACAGGAGGACGAGAACGCACAGTACAACCTGGGAGAGGTGTATGAGAAGGGCTGGGGGGTGCCTCAGGATTATGAGGAAGCGGCGGAATGGTACATGCTCTCTGCCGAACAGGGCTGCGAAGAGGCGGAAGAGGCCCTTGAGAGGCTGGTCGACGAAGGGATACTCGTCTTTGAGCCGGACTGA
- a CDS encoding bacterial Ig-like domain-containing protein, with the protein MQTITKQSAIVVLLVMAVLLPCLYIGVEAGGGQHSNNAGSHNARDADSLQPSYNGPFYFDDYTNNGVSTIAIGAGLPKKMQPAPAELLISFVYIGIDNASSGTHSFVEIYNPNDFAVGLTGTYALHYKSMAGSSEMKYFTPDWIKLDLAGEIPAEHSFLVNLGETGSLPGGNAQVGRLDLRDKTFDQSFVWPNGIKGYNKGVKFVLTSNQDQLPNTLANPFDGDGAGQINGYVDMFGVSGNDNTSPSVDGYETERLLANDNEAQSKQKGFARINKDSGIKYQDTDNNLRDFQQVDFRSSDLTDPTRIPRSIEDGAWGESGTIAGTFAAETLTLTPGSTERDMNFTWYSDREDASASAVQITKTSSLVNGQFPADGVITVTGTFGDASSGKSWHKAGVTALELDTEYAYRVSNDGTYFSEIYTFRTASAGNFQFIAVGDPQLANNQDSDSINPVTTTAAGWQNTLSLISQYFPDARFMAGTGDQVDTATNESQYTNYFAPEQLRSLPVAPSVGNHEGTAGNFGWHYNLPNETSGSYFGNYWYTYNNALFVVLNTAPYPANQNDLNQYIPVMDATLKAATDANPDAAWIFVQHHKSTASPASHQTDADVLVWTPAFNALMDKYGVDFVFAGHDHVYSRSWSILGGEKVEGIDYSLDNVTNPAGTIYFTLSTASGLKYYDFRTTAPGNPAWVSGNDGLYFEDKNGVRDLSGITGKPWYTNIGIQVKVPQFTVVDVTADSVTVTTYRTDTMAVIDKYTVFKTTAPAVLESISVSEYPAKTEYIIGESLDLTGMVVNAVYSDGSTKTVTGYGTDPVKGKTLDTIGTQTVTVAYIEDGMLYTTNFTITVGLPVVLECIVVSEYPVKTEYFVGESLDLTGLVVTAAYSDGSTEIVTDYIAYPAEGTVLDDIGTQVVLIAYAEDSVTMLAWFDVTVVPIPVVLECIVVSKYPVKAGYIVGESLDLTGLVVTAVYSDGSTKAIKGYAAYPSAGTVLDSVGTQTVTIAYIEDGTLYMTNFTVTVDLPPVLECIIVSEYPVKTGYIVGDLLDLTGLVVTAVYSDGSTKVVTGYGTVPSKGAVLDSIGTQTVTVAYIEDGMFCTTDFTVTVDGKSVPSGSVLSMNEEELDRENGDGGNTGDV; encoded by the coding sequence ATGCAGACAATAACGAAACAGAGCGCAATCGTGGTGCTTCTGGTCATGGCAGTGTTGCTTCCTTGCTTGTACATCGGGGTAGAGGCAGGGGGAGGACAGCATTCCAACAATGCGGGATCACACAATGCGCGGGACGCGGACAGTCTACAACCATCTTACAACGGACCTTTCTATTTTGATGATTATACTAATAATGGCGTAAGCACCATCGCCATCGGCGCGGGACTGCCGAAGAAGATGCAGCCTGCTCCGGCAGAACTTCTTATCAGCTTTGTATACATTGGTATCGACAATGCTTCCTCCGGCACTCATAGTTTTGTAGAGATATACAACCCGAATGACTTTGCTGTCGGGCTGACAGGAACGTATGCACTCCACTACAAGAGCATGGCCGGTTCCAGCGAAATGAAATATTTCACACCAGACTGGATCAAATTGGATCTCGCAGGCGAGATACCTGCGGAACATTCCTTCCTGGTGAACCTTGGCGAGACCGGTTCCCTCCCGGGCGGGAATGCCCAAGTGGGCCGTCTTGACCTTAGAGACAAGACCTTTGACCAGAGTTTTGTCTGGCCAAACGGCATTAAAGGCTACAACAAGGGCGTGAAGTTCGTCCTCACATCCAACCAGGACCAGCTTCCGAACACTTTGGCAAATCCCTTCGACGGCGACGGCGCAGGGCAGATCAATGGCTACGTGGACATGTTCGGCGTATCCGGCAACGATAACACATCTCCTTCGGTCGACGGTTATGAGACCGAGCGCTTACTTGCGAACGACAATGAGGCGCAATCCAAACAGAAAGGGTTTGCCCGCATAAACAAAGACAGCGGGATCAAATATCAGGATACTGACAACAACCTGCGAGACTTCCAGCAGGTTGACTTCAGAAGTTCGGACCTGACGGACCCCACACGCATTCCGCGCAGCATCGAAGACGGGGCATGGGGAGAGTCCGGAACGATCGCGGGAACATTCGCCGCAGAGACCCTGACCCTGACGCCCGGTTCCACCGAGCGCGACATGAACTTCACATGGTACAGCGACAGGGAGGACGCATCCGCGTCGGCGGTCCAGATAACGAAGACCTCAAGCCTGGTGAACGGACAGTTCCCGGCTGACGGTGTTATAACGGTCACCGGCACCTTCGGCGACGCTTCCAGCGGAAAGAGCTGGCATAAGGCCGGGGTCACCGCACTCGAGCTTGACACCGAATATGCGTACCGTGTTTCCAACGACGGGACATACTTCAGCGAGATCTACACATTCAGGACCGCCTCCGCAGGGAACTTCCAGTTCATCGCGGTAGGCGACCCGCAGCTGGCCAACAACCAGGATTCCGACAGCATCAACCCCGTGACCACCACGGCGGCGGGCTGGCAGAACACCCTGAGCCTTATCAGCCAATACTTCCCCGACGCACGCTTCATGGCGGGCACCGGAGACCAGGTCGATACGGCCACCAATGAATCGCAGTACACCAACTACTTCGCACCCGAGCAGCTGCGCAGCCTGCCCGTGGCGCCGTCGGTGGGCAACCACGAGGGCACCGCCGGCAACTTCGGATGGCATTACAACCTGCCTAACGAGACCTCCGGCAGCTACTTCGGCAACTATTGGTACACATACAACAACGCTTTGTTCGTTGTCCTCAACACTGCGCCTTACCCGGCGAACCAGAATGACCTGAACCAGTACATCCCGGTGATGGACGCGACCCTGAAGGCGGCGACGGATGCCAACCCCGACGCCGCATGGATCTTCGTGCAGCACCACAAGTCCACGGCGTCGCCGGCCTCGCACCAGACCGACGCCGACGTTCTGGTCTGGACCCCGGCATTCAACGCCCTGATGGACAAGTACGGCGTGGACTTCGTCTTCGCCGGACACGACCATGTTTACTCAAGGAGCTGGTCCATACTCGGCGGCGAGAAGGTGGAGGGAATCGATTATTCCCTTGACAATGTGACCAACCCTGCCGGAACGATATACTTCACCCTCAGCACCGCCAGCGGCCTGAAATACTACGACTTCCGCACGACCGCCCCCGGAAACCCTGCATGGGTCAGCGGGAACGACGGTCTGTACTTCGAGGACAAGAACGGAGTCAGGGACCTCAGCGGCATCACCGGGAAACCGTGGTACACCAACATCGGCATTCAGGTGAAGGTGCCCCAGTTCACGGTAGTGGACGTCACCGCGGACAGCGTGACGGTTACAACCTACCGCACGGACACCATGGCGGTAATCGACAAGTACACTGTGTTCAAGACGACCGCCCCGGCGGTTCTGGAGAGCATCAGTGTGAGCGAGTACCCGGCGAAGACCGAGTATATCATCGGCGAGTCCCTTGACCTGACCGGCATGGTCGTCAACGCCGTATACAGCGACGGAAGCACCAAGACCGTTACAGGTTACGGTACGGACCCGGTGAAAGGCAAGACCTTGGACACGATCGGGACACAGACCGTCACCGTAGCGTACATCGAGGACGGAATGCTTTACACAACGAACTTCACGATCACCGTCGGCCTCCCGGTGGTTCTGGAGTGCATCGTCGTGAGCGAGTATCCGGTAAAGACGGAATATTTCGTCGGCGAGTCCCTTGATCTTACCGGTCTTGTTGTGACCGCCGCGTACAGCGACGGAAGCACAGAGATCGTAACGGACTACATCGCATACCCGGCGGAGGGCACGGTCCTGGATGATATCGGCACGCAGGTCGTTCTGATAGCATACGCAGAGGACAGCGTCACCATGCTGGCATGGTTCGACGTCACGGTGGTCCCCATCCCGGTGGTTCTGGAATGCATCGTCGTGAGCAAGTACCCGGTGAAGGCCGGGTATATCGTCGGCGAGTCCCTTGACCTTACCGGCCTGGTAGTTACCGCCGTATACAGCGACGGAAGCACCAAGGCCATAAAGGGCTACGCCGCATACCCGTCGGCGGGCACAGTCTTGGACTCGGTCGGAACACAGACCGTAACGATCGCTTACATAGAGGACGGAACCCTCTATATGACGAACTTCACGGTCACGGTGGATCTCCCGCCGGTCCTGGAGTGCATCATCGTGAGCGAGTACCCGGTGAAGACCGGGTATATCGTCGGCGATCTCCTTGACCTGACCGGCCTTGTTGTAACTGCCGTATACAGCGACGGAAGCACCAAGGTCGTCACCGGTTACGGTACCGTTCCTTCAAAGGGCGCGGTCCTGGATTCGATCGGAACACAGACCGTAACGGTCGCATACATTGAGGACGGGATGTTCTGCACAACGGACTTCACGGTCACAGTGGACGGCAAGTCCGTGCCGAGCGGTTCTGTCCTGAGCATGAACGAAGAGGAGCTCGACCGCGAGAACGGCGACGGAGGGAACACCGGCGACGTCTGA
- a CDS encoding SEL1-like repeat protein, translating into MEIFRSREKHRKDRDETRIDKPKDIRKRLAKAERGDVRAQYEAGIMYQEGRGVPQDHEKAAKWLRLAAEGVRNSDDFIPFCIDILLYDMGLNDPQDYEEAAKWFRRVAELGLSDNAVSWAQAEEETAFWMKLGAEHGNVHAQFSLGLMYQEGSGVPQDYEESSKWVRLAAEHGDPLAQCNLGYLYENGLGVPKNYREAAKWYTAAAEQGDYSAQDSLSRIYENGQDIPVDQKEAVKWYGLSAERGTPDSQFKLGLRFYMGRGVPRDYKEAAKWYTLAAEGGSSHAQFGIGNMYEEGLGVNKDYKEAAKWYGLAAEQGDPAAQYHLGRLYEEGLGVAPDVRKAAGLYGLAAGRGHAAAKECLARLQAL; encoded by the coding sequence ATGGAAATTTTCAGATCTCGGGAAAAACATCGGAAGGACCGGGATGAAACAAGGATCGATAAGCCGAAGGATATAAGGAAACGTCTTGCTAAGGCGGAGAGGGGTGATGTCAGGGCCCAATATGAGGCCGGCATTATGTATCAGGAGGGCCGAGGCGTGCCTCAGGATCATGAAAAAGCGGCAAAGTGGTTAAGGCTCGCGGCGGAGGGGGTAAGAAACAGCGACGATTTCATTCCGTTCTGTATTGACATCCTGTTGTACGACATGGGGCTGAACGATCCCCAGGACTATGAAGAAGCGGCCAAATGGTTCAGACGGGTGGCGGAATTAGGCCTCTCAGATAATGCTGTGAGCTGGGCTCAGGCGGAAGAGGAGACAGCATTTTGGATGAAGCTCGGGGCGGAGCACGGGAACGTTCACGCTCAGTTCAGTCTCGGATTGATGTATCAGGAAGGCAGCGGCGTACCTCAGGACTATGAAGAATCTTCCAAATGGGTAAGACTCGCGGCGGAGCACGGGGACCCGCTCGCTCAATGCAACCTCGGGTACCTGTATGAGAACGGCCTCGGGGTGCCGAAGAATTATAGGGAAGCCGCAAAATGGTACACGGCCGCGGCGGAGCAGGGAGACTATTCCGCCCAGGACAGTCTCAGCCGCATATACGAAAACGGCCAGGACATACCTGTGGATCAGAAAGAAGCCGTGAAGTGGTATGGACTATCCGCGGAACGAGGGACCCCGGATTCCCAATTCAAACTCGGCCTGAGATTTTATATGGGGCGGGGTGTGCCCCGGGATTACAAAGAGGCAGCAAAATGGTACACTCTTGCGGCGGAAGGAGGGTCCTCGCATGCACAATTCGGCATCGGTAATATGTACGAAGAAGGGCTGGGCGTGAATAAAGATTACAAAGAAGCGGCGAAGTGGTACGGTCTTGCGGCCGAGCAGGGGGATCCAGCAGCACAATATCACCTCGGCCGTCTGTACGAAGAAGGGCTGGGTGTGGCTCCGGATGTCCGGAAGGCCGCCGGGCTGTATGGGCTCGCAGCCGGTCGGGGACATGCCGCCGCGAAGGAATGTCTTGCGCGTCTGCAAGCCCTGTGA
- a CDS encoding leucine-rich repeat domain-containing protein, translating into MGPSDFFETLKNKSNIKFKFYDSVEEMEKSPFPFKAVIKGNEIICLVIRECPFLLKELPAFIGELKNLTSLDISYNGLEELPAFIGGLKNLTSLNISDNDLKELPAFIGGLKNLTSLDISDNFLKELPAFIGGLKNLTSLDIGGNDLKELPAFIGGLKNLTSLDISGNGLKELPAFIGGLKNLTSLNISYNGLKELPAFIGELKNLTSLDISYNGLEELPAFIGELKNLTSLSMWRNDLTELPAFIGELKNLTSLSIWGNHLTELPAFIGGLKNLTSLNISDNDLKELPASIGELKNLTSLGIGRNRLIELPASIGELKNLTSLSMWSNHRIELPASIGELKNLTSLNISNNFLKELPASIGELKNLTSLDISYNFLKELPAFIGELKNLTSLDISNNFLEELPAFIGGLKNLTSLDISDNFLKELPAFIGGLKNLTSLDISDNELKEIPEELGGLSNLHRLNLSGLTVPIIPKSIAFLGLSFEYDQFSSHGIALFDTKLLKMPISLFEMPLDFIQEFYKNITNINECKIIFLGDGEVGKTSLIERIVKHDEYIPDRPPTDGILIKKHKRNILGKDVTLRIWDFGGQEVMHTMHKCFLTSRTVYVIVLDARENQFFNRTATHWLKTVEAFAPDCPAILVINKIDHSEDAAVNEADLKKLYPNLQLPVVRTSAKKNIGIEDLKTCIDKAVEKGEMFTSIFNSKWFPIKEALEAMSSPYIKQEDYVEICKRANETNVDIQSWLLRWFKDLGISYYYEGQDIGYAAQNITVLNPNWITGGIYRLITKTEKNNAFIEHSTVKKVIEKAHPNDITKYTYKGEEIDFVLDVMAQFEISLKCGDVVFVPLKLNKTTPDAAKGFVDEEQSLHLSWEAEYMPYNAIHRLMIKMFDDLDKDCVWLNGAGFISRDGKRRVLMRMDLEEKKIHAFVGSTEQDGEKEYLSHIRDKLNDILKQLNLKFDEYIHYRIDGKSGKIKYSVVLDQYHDGANRIYLEETKQYADPRVLLRLIHTDDEIENDRMGGATVNVYKDSNVVYGRDGNVNVNTGKQRGVSTFQETHTTNYVNWVDNLPSEATSAQMDEFLKAIEAFLNSKEYGKMTLDEAKQLESALEEYKNPIQDKKKRWGTVRDFFMKAGKEMPGLVSKFSKFVQDNPAIFTWLKSLIGQ; encoded by the coding sequence ATGGGGCCCAGTGATTTTTTTGAAACATTAAAAAACAAATCAAATATAAAATTCAAGTTTTATGATTCTGTGGAAGAGATGGAAAAATCTCCCTTTCCATTTAAAGCGGTTATTAAAGGGAATGAGATCATATGTCTGGTTATAAGAGAGTGCCCCTTTTTGTTGAAAGAACTGCCGGCGTTCATAGGGGAACTGAAAAACCTCACTTCGCTTGATATAAGTTACAACGGGCTGGAAGAACTGCCGGCGTTCATAGGAGGACTGAAAAACCTCACTTCGCTTAATATAAGTGACAACGATCTGAAAGAACTGCCGGCGTTCATAGGAGGACTGAAAAACCTCACTTCGCTTGATATAAGTGACAACTTTCTGAAAGAACTGCCGGCGTTCATAGGAGGACTAAAAAACCTCACTTCGCTTGATATAGGCGGCAACGATCTGAAAGAACTGCCGGCGTTCATAGGAGGACTAAAAAACCTCACGTCGCTTGATATAAGCGGCAACGGGCTGAAAGAATTGCCGGCGTTCATAGGAGGACTGAAAAACCTCACTTCGCTTAATATAAGTTACAACGGGCTGAAAGAACTGCCGGCGTTCATAGGGGAACTGAAAAACCTCACTTCGCTTGATATAAGTTACAACGGGCTGGAAGAACTGCCGGCGTTCATAGGGGAACTGAAAAACCTCACTTCGCTTAGTATGTGGAGGAACGATCTGACAGAACTGCCGGCGTTCATAGGGGAACTGAAAAACCTCACTTCGCTTAGTATATGGGGCAACCATCTGACAGAACTGCCGGCGTTCATAGGAGGACTGAAAAACCTCACTTCGCTTAATATAAGTGACAACGATCTGAAAGAACTGCCGGCATCCATAGGGGAACTGAAAAACCTCACTTCGCTTGGTATAGGCCGCAACAGGCTGATAGAACTGCCGGCATCCATAGGGGAACTGAAAAACCTCACTTCGCTTAGTATGTGGAGCAACCATCGGATAGAACTGCCGGCATCCATAGGGGAACTGAAAAACCTCACTTCGCTTAATATAAGTAACAACTTTCTGAAAGAACTGCCGGCATCCATAGGGGAACTGAAAAACCTCACTTCGCTTGATATAAGTTACAACTTTCTGAAAGAACTGCCGGCGTTCATAGGGGAACTGAAAAACCTCACTTCGCTTGATATAAGTAACAACTTTCTGGAAGAACTGCCGGCGTTCATAGGAGGACTGAAAAACCTCACTTCGCTTGATATAAGTGACAACTTTCTGAAAGAACTGCCGGCGTTCATAGGAGGACTGAAAAACCTCACTTCGCTTGATATAAGTGACAACGAGCTGAAAGAGATACCAGAGGAGCTTGGAGGTTTAAGCAACTTACATCGTCTGAATTTATCCGGCCTTACTGTGCCTATTATTCCAAAGTCAATAGCTTTCCTGGGGTTGAGTTTCGAGTATGATCAGTTTTCCTCTCATGGAATTGCCCTATTTGATACAAAGCTGCTGAAAATGCCCATAAGTCTTTTCGAGATGCCGTTGGATTTCATACAGGAATTCTATAAAAACATAACAAACATCAATGAATGCAAGATCATCTTTTTAGGGGACGGAGAGGTCGGAAAGACATCTCTTATCGAACGAATTGTAAAACATGATGAATATATACCAGACAGACCTCCCACGGACGGCATTTTAATAAAAAAGCATAAAAGAAACATTTTGGGAAAAGATGTCACGCTTCGGATATGGGATTTTGGCGGACAGGAGGTTATGCACACCATGCATAAATGCTTTTTAACGTCGAGAACAGTATATGTCATCGTTCTAGATGCCCGCGAAAACCAGTTCTTCAATAGAACCGCCACACACTGGCTTAAGACCGTGGAAGCATTCGCGCCGGATTGTCCGGCTATTCTCGTCATCAATAAAATTGACCACTCAGAAGATGCGGCCGTAAATGAAGCCGATTTGAAAAAACTGTATCCTAATTTACAACTGCCAGTGGTAAGAACATCCGCTAAAAAAAACATCGGCATTGAGGACCTGAAAACTTGTATAGACAAGGCTGTTGAAAAAGGTGAGATGTTCACGAGCATCTTCAATAGTAAATGGTTTCCAATCAAAGAAGCATTGGAAGCAATGAGCAGTCCATATATCAAACAGGAGGATTACGTTGAAATATGTAAGAGAGCGAACGAGACAAACGTTGATATTCAGAGTTGGCTACTGCGCTGGTTCAAAGATCTGGGCATATCGTACTACTATGAAGGGCAGGATATCGGTTACGCTGCTCAAAATATAACGGTGTTGAATCCCAATTGGATCACCGGCGGCATATACAGACTAATCACCAAGACGGAGAAGAACAATGCCTTTATTGAACATAGCACTGTCAAAAAGGTTATAGAAAAAGCTCATCCCAATGACATAACTAAATATACATACAAAGGTGAGGAGATAGATTTCGTACTTGATGTAATGGCGCAATTTGAAATTTCCCTCAAGTGTGGCGACGTTGTGTTCGTCCCACTTAAATTGAACAAAACCACCCCAGATGCTGCTAAAGGCTTTGTTGACGAAGAACAATCGTTGCATCTTTCATGGGAGGCCGAGTATATGCCATATAATGCCATACATCGCCTGATGATAAAAATGTTTGATGATTTAGACAAGGACTGCGTTTGGTTGAACGGCGCAGGATTCATAAGCAGAGATGGAAAAAGGAGAGTGCTTATGCGTATGGATCTTGAAGAAAAGAAGATCCACGCCTTTGTAGGCTCAACGGAACAGGATGGAGAAAAAGAATATTTGAGCCATATCAGGGATAAGCTTAATGACATATTGAAGCAGCTGAACCTTAAATTTGATGAATATATCCACTACCGCATTGACGGAAAAAGTGGAAAAATAAAATATTCCGTAGTTTTGGACCAATATCACGATGGTGCAAACAGAATATATTTAGAAGAGACGAAACAATATGCAGACCCAAGAGTATTGTTGCGTCTAATACACACCGATGATGAAATAGAAAACGACAGAATGGGAGGTGCGACTGTGAATGTCTATAAGGACAGTAACGTAGTCTATGGCAGGGACGGTAACGTAAACGTTAATACGGGGAAACAAAGGGGAGTAAGCACATTTCAGGAAACACATACGACGAACTATGTAAACTGGGTAGATAACCTGCCATCCGAAGCAACCTCCGCACAGATGGATGAATTTTTGAAGGCTATAGAAGCGTTCTTAAATTCCAAAGAATATGGTAAAATGACACTTGACGAAGCCAAGCAGCTGGAATCAGCGTTAGAAGAATATAAAAATCCTATTCAAGATAAAAAGAAAAGGTGGGGTACGGTTAGAGATTTCTTCATGAAAGCCGGAAAGGAAATGCCGGGACTTGTTTCTAAATTTTCAAAGTTTGTTCAGGACAATCCCGCCATATTCACATGGTTAAAATCGCTCATCGGCCAGTAA
- a CDS encoding formate/nitrite transporter family protein, which yields MDVLKIIVSSILGGIMISIGGIACLLSDDKLIGALIFTVGLFGILTYKFGLYTGKVGYALENPPIFLADVALTLIGNFIGCLMMGLAFPLDQAVTSCEVRLAADELAVFFKSICCGLLVFIAVDQYKTKKSYLALFICIPAFILAGFEHSIADMFYIASAGMFDLDSLVFLLMVILGNGIGCLAIPAYKRYFEKAEPDPMA from the coding sequence GTGGATGTTCTGAAGATAATTGTGAGTTCCATCCTCGGCGGCATTATGATCAGCATAGGCGGGATAGCCTGCCTTCTGTCGGATGATAAGCTCATCGGGGCGCTGATCTTCACCGTAGGTCTCTTCGGGATATTGACGTATAAGTTCGGGCTGTACACCGGAAAGGTCGGCTACGCACTTGAGAATCCGCCGATATTCCTGGCGGATGTAGCCCTTACCCTAATCGGCAATTTCATAGGATGCCTGATGATGGGATTGGCCTTCCCCCTGGACCAGGCCGTGACTTCCTGCGAAGTAAGGCTGGCGGCCGATGAACTTGCGGTGTTCTTCAAATCGATATGCTGCGGTCTGCTGGTCTTCATCGCCGTGGACCAATACAAAACGAAGAAAAGCTATCTTGCCCTTTTCATCTGCATACCCGCGTTCATACTGGCAGGGTTCGAGCACTCCATCGCGGATATGTTCTACATCGCTTCGGCTGGAATGTTCGACCTGGATTCGCTCGTTTTCCTTCTGATGGTGATATTGGGTAACGGGATAGGCTGCCTGGCGATCCCCGCCTACAAAAGGTATTTTGAGAAGGCAGAGCCGGACCCCATGGCCTGA
- a CDS encoding isocitrate/isopropylmalate family dehydrogenase, whose amino-acid sequence MADEASIKAAQERYGELLRQQLKRVEDLKKEGDWTDYSKLDKLIIGVCGGDGIGPYICASAQKVMEFLLADKIKAGKAEVRIIDGLTIERRAAVLKAIPDDTLEELKKCHVILKGPTTTPSKGDPWPNIESANVAMRKQLDLFANVRPVSVPELGINWTFFRENTEGSYALGSDGIDVTDDLAMDFCVATTQGTDRIVRAGFDFAKKSGLNYLSLVTKANIVKTTDGKFLSTMERIGKEYPEVKWDSWFIDIMTAKLIDPARRSDFKVMVLPNLYGDILTDEAAQIQGGVGTAGSANIGKRYAMFEAIHGSAPRMVDEGRGQYADPCSMIKAVALMMDHIGEAEKGKKLNMALDVCVQFERKLVMTGRNTGATGDEFAQYIMETVQRPDLEKVWNGYIEKAKASVKSA is encoded by the coding sequence ATGGCAGATGAAGCATCCATAAAGGCCGCACAGGAAAGGTACGGCGAACTGCTAAGACAACAGCTCAAAAGGGTCGAGGACCTCAAGAAAGAGGGAGACTGGACCGATTATTCCAAACTTGACAAACTTATAATAGGGGTTTGCGGCGGTGATGGCATAGGGCCGTATATCTGCGCGTCCGCCCAGAAAGTGATGGAGTTCCTGCTTGCCGATAAGATAAAAGCGGGAAAGGCGGAGGTCAGGATCATCGACGGACTCACCATCGAGAGAAGGGCTGCGGTCCTGAAGGCTATACCCGACGACACTCTTGAAGAACTGAAGAAGTGCCATGTGATACTCAAAGGGCCTACGACAACCCCCAGCAAAGGGGATCCCTGGCCGAACATCGAGAGCGCTAACGTCGCGATGAGGAAGCAACTCGACCTCTTTGCCAACGTGAGGCCTGTCTCGGTCCCGGAGCTTGGGATCAACTGGACATTCTTCAGGGAGAACACCGAGGGAAGCTACGCCCTCGGAAGCGACGGGATAGACGTCACCGATGACCTTGCCATGGACTTCTGCGTGGCGACCACCCAGGGCACGGACAGGATTGTCAGGGCCGGCTTCGATTTCGCCAAAAAGAGCGGGCTTAATTATCTCTCTCTTGTGACAAAGGCCAACATCGTCAAGACCACCGACGGAAAGTTCCTTTCCACCATGGAGAGGATCGGCAAAGAATACCCCGAGGTGAAATGGGACAGCTGGTTCATCGATATCATGACGGCGAAGCTCATAGACCCCGCAAGAAGGTCCGATTTCAAGGTTATGGTACTGCCCAATCTGTACGGAGATATACTCACGGATGAGGCGGCGCAGATACAAGGGGGCGTCGGAACCGCTGGAAGCGCCAACATCGGCAAGAGATACGCCATGTTCGAAGCAATACACGGATCTGCTCCGAGGATGGTGGATGAAGGCAGGGGACAATATGCCGACCCGTGCAGCATGATCAAAGCGGTGGCCCTGATGATGGACCACATCGGCGAGGCGGAGAAAGGAAAGAAACTGAACATGGCGCTAGACGTCTGCGTCCAGTTCGAAAGGAAGCTCGTGATGACCGGAAGGAACACGGGTGCCACCGGGGACGAATTCGCACAGTACATTATGGAGACTGTGCAGAGGCCAGACCTTGAGAAGGTCTGGAACGGCTACATAGAAAAGGCAAAGGCTTCCGTGAAGAGTGCTTGA